The window tatcaaattactactattattatagcagaaagtttattttattactatattatatagtatattatatactatatattatttagtaacaTAGTCTTGTAATGAAGGTTTTAAAACATAAGaaaggaataaaaaaacataaaaaagcaacataaaacataaaaaagcaacataaaaacataaaaaatataaaatatcaagtAAATATTAATCTCACAGACAGTTCTATAATACAATTAGTCAGGCAAAATAATTCAacttattttatgtattatattgAATAATTAAATGTACGTATTATGTAATAactaaacatacatacatatgtatatatatgtcaGAGGCGTACACTTGTGGCTGCCTTACAGTACCAGGCAATCGAATTTTGTAAAtggcaaataaaaatattcctttGATGCAACTTTTTGATAATGACTTTTTAACTATCTGAAATAATGATGAAACTACACTTTGGAAGTCACAGTGTCAAAGTTTATTTTCcacattttctattattaattgATCAGAAGAAAATTGTACAagcgcatatatatatatatatatatatatatatatatatatatatatatatatatatatatatatatatatatatatatatatatatatatatatatatatatatttgtgtgtgtatggggttaatttaaatatataatacataacaCACAAAGAAAGGAAAATATACacttacttcattaaaaaacacAGGTCTGGGATGCTAACTTTAAAAGAAGAAGGTGTTGCAGCAgctagtaaataaaatatagaaactttgttataaaaaaaacttataaagaaataaaaaagtaaaataaagtaacTGAAAATTTACATAGAGTTAAACGCATGTTTTGAATTGCTGCATACAAGGCCATTGGTTctgttgttaaatataaaactgaaacagttgaagtttttaaagttgaacTCATTGTGGTATATGGTAATGTTAATGTAACAAACTGAGTAAGTGATGACTCTATTGTTGAAGACTGATTTGTTGTAGTTGCAGACTCAGTTCTTGTAGTTAAAGACAAAGTTGCTGAAGTTATAGACTGATTTCTTGTAGTTAAAGACTGAGTTGTTGTAGTTGGAGAATCATTTGTTGTAGTTGGAGACGGAGTTGTTGCAGCTAGAGAATCAGTTGTTGCAGTTGGAGACTGCATTAGTGTAGTTGATGAATCAGTTGTTGTAGTTGGAGACTGAGTTGTTGTTGTAGGAGACTGAGTAGTTGTAGTTGGAGACTGAGTTGTTTTAGTTGGAGAGTGAGTTGTTGTATTTGAAGACTgagttgttgtggttggagaCTGAGTTGTTGTAGTTGAAGACTgagttgttgtggttggagactgagttgttgtagttgaagactgagttgttgtagttggagactgagttgttgtagttggagactgagttgttgtagttggagactgagttgttgtggttggagactgagttgttgtagttggagactgagttgttgtagttggagactgagttgttgtggttggagaCTGAGTTGTTGTAGTTGAAGACTGAGTTGTTGTAGTTGGAGACTGAGTTGTTGTAGTTGGAGAGTGAGTTGTTGTAGTTAAAGACTGAGTTGTTGTAGTTGGAGACTGACTTGTTGTATTTGAAGACTGAGTTGTTGTAGTTGAAGACTGAGTTGTTGTAGTTGGAGACTGAGTTGTTTTAGTTGAAGACTGAGTTGTTGTAGTTGGAGACTGAATAATTGTAGTTGGAGAGTCAGTTGTTGAAGTTGGAGACTGAGTTCTTCTAGTTGAAGACTGAGTTGTTGTAGTTGGAGACTGAGTCGTTTTAGTTAAAGACTGAGTTGTTGTAGTTGGAGACTGAGTTGTTTTAGTTGGAGAGTGCGTTGTTGTATTTGAAGACTgagttgttgtggttggagaCTGAGTTGTTGTAGTTGAAGACTGAGTTGTTGTAGTTGGAGACTGAGTTGTTGTAGTTAAAGACTGAGTTGATGTAGTTGGAGGCTGAGTTGTTTTAGTTGAAGACTGAGTTGTTGTAGTTGGAGACTGAATAATTGTAGTTGGAGAGTCAGTTGTTGAAGTTGGAGACTGAGTTCTTCTAGTTGAAGACTGAGTTGTTGTAGTTGGAGACTGAGTTGTTTTAGTTGAAGACTGAGTTGTTGTAGTTGGAGACTgagttgttgtggttggagaCTGAGTTGTTGTAGTTGAAGACTGAGTTGTTGTAGTTGGAGACTGAGTTGATGTAGTTGGAGAGTGAGTTGTTTTAGTTGGAGAGTGCGTTGTTGTAGTTGGAGACTGAGTTGTTGTAGTTGAAGACTGAGTTGTTGTAGTTGGAGACTGAGTTGTTGTAGTTGGAGACTgagttgttgtggttggagaCTGAGTTGTTGTAGTTGAAGACTGAGTTGTTGTAGTTGGAGACTGAGTTGATGTAGTTGGAGAGTGAGTTGTTGTAGTTAAAGACTGAGTTGTTGTAGTTGGAGACTGACTTGTTGTATTTGAAGACTGAGTTGTTGTAGTTGAAGACTGAGTTGTTGTAGTTGAAGACTGAGTTGTTGTAGTTGGAGACTGAGTTGTTGTAGTTGGAGACTGAGTTGTTTTAGTTGAAGACTGAGTTGTTGTAGTTGGAGACTGAATAATTGTAGTTGGAGAGTCAGTTGTTGAAGTTGGAGACTGAGTTCTTCTAGTTGAAGACTGAGTTGTTGTAGTTGGAGACTGAGTTGTTTTAGTTGAAGACTGAGTTGTTGTAGTTGGAGACTGAGTTGTTTTAGTTGGAGAGTGCGTTGTTGTATTTGAAGACTgagttgttgtggttggagaCTGAGTTGTTGTAGTTGAAGACTGAGTTGTTGTAGTTGGAGACTGAGTTGTTGTAGTTAAAGACTGAGTTGTTGTAGTTGGAGACTGAGTTGTTTTAGTTGAAGACTGAGTTGTTGTAGTTGGAGACTGAGTTGTTGTAGTTGGAGACTGAGTTGTTTTAGTTGAAGACTGAGTTGTTGTAGTTGGAGACTGAATAATTGTAGTTGGAGAGTCAGTTGTTGAAGTTGGAGACTGAGTTCTTCTAGTTGAAGACTGAGTTGTTGTAGTTGGAGACTGAGTTGTTTTAGTTGAAGACTGAGTTGTTGTAGTTGGAGACTGAGTTGTTTTAGTTGGAGAGTGCGTTGTTGTATTTGAAGACTgagttgttgtggttggagaCTGAGTTGTTGTAGTTGAAGACTGAGTTGTTGTAGTTGGAGACTGAGTTGTTGTAGTTAAAGACTGAGTTGTTGTAGTTGGAGACTGAGTTGTTTTAGTTGAAGACTGAGTTGTTGTAGTTGGAGACTGAATAATTGTAGTTGGAGAGTCAGTTGTTGAAGTTGGAGACTGAGTTCTTCTAGTTGAAGACTGAGTTGTTGTAGTTGGAGACTGAGTTGTTTTAGTTGAAGACTGAGTTGTTGTAGTTGGAGACTGAGTTGTTTTAGTTGGAGAGTGCGTTGTTGTATTTGAAGACTgagttgttgtggttggagaCTGAGTTGTTGTAGTTGAAGACTGAGTTGTTGTAGTTGGAGACTGAGTTGTTGTAGTTAAAGACTGAGTTGTTGTAGTTGGAGACTGAGTTGTTTTAGTTGAAGACTGAGTTGTTGTAGTTGGAGACTGAGTAATTGTAGTTGGAGAATCAGTTGTTGAAGTTGGAGACTGAGTTGTTGTAGTTGGAGACTGAGTTCTTCTAGTTGAAGAATGAGTTGTTGTAGTTGCAGACTGAGTTGTTGTAGTTGGAAACTgagttgttgtggttggagaCTGAGTTGTTATGGTTGGAGACTGAGTTGTTGTAGTTGAAGACAGAGTTGTTTTAGTTGGAGACTGAGATGTTGTATTTGGAGACTGAGTTGTTGTATTTGAAGACTTAGTTGTTGTAGTTGGAGACTGAGTAATTGTAGTTGGAGAGTCAGTTGTTGAAGTTGGAGACTGAGTTGTTGTAGTTGAAAACTGAGTTATGGTAGTTAGAGACTGAGATGTTGTAGTTGATGTTGTTAACGTTTCATATGTTATAGTTGGAAACTGAGTTGTTGTAGTTAGAATTTGAGTTGTTGTAGTTTGTGACTGAGTTGTTCCTGTTGGAGATCCAGATGCTGTGGTTGCagaatttgttgttgttgttggagaCTGTGTTATTGTAGTTGTAATTTGAGTTGTTGTAGTTGGAGACTCAGTTGATGTAGCTGAAGAATAATTTGTGGTAGTTGGAGATTCCATTATTTTAGCTGGAGACATAGTTGTTGAAATTAGAGACTCAGCTGTTGAAGTTGAAAATTGTGTTGTTGTAGTTGAAGAATGAGTTGTTGTAGTTGGAGACTGAGTTGTTGTAGTTGGAGAGTCAGTTGTTGAAGTTGGAGACTGAGTTGTTGTAGTTGGAGACTgagttgttgtggttggagaCTGAGTTGTTGTAGTTGGAGAACCTTTGAATTAAGAAAGATTATAtctctaaagaatttttttaaaaagctttatttaatttgtataaatattaaataaatatatatacatatcaattaaataaataaataaaaatatatatatatatacatatatatatatatatatatatatatatatatatatatatatatatatatatatatatatatatataatatatatatatatatatatatatatatatatattctaaagtaattgtatttgattttttaatatattgcttTACAAAAGGCATTTTGCATTGATTGTTTTGCTCTTTTgaacagtttaataaaattgttttacagatttaacattattttttgtttgttttatcaaaattgctattacttttttgttattagaattgtatgattttgttaatttttatttgatttaaattgaatattatcatttttttaaaatcttttttcagatatttttttaaaaatatgttttttacaacttaagaatagtttatatttttataacttaatttagcctctaattttttattaagttttcttttctttttttgttttttaataacaaagattgataaatattttttttcttttgttcacTTTTGAgtattaagtaattttatagaaaagattttaatttctACAATTCTTCTATGATTATTTGTTGCTATAGTAACAGTATAGTAACAGTAGTAGTAACTATATTAACAGTAGTAATACTACTTATAATATGTTGAATAGGGTGgagtgaattttagtttttttttacaatttgtttaGCCTGGGTGTGCAAAAGTTGTCTATTCATTTCAGAAATACTCTGGAAAATTATCAATGCTCTAGGAAAGTATCTTGAGGTTCCTAAAgacctttaaaattttaatgggtccctaatattatgtaaaaaaatttttttcaaaagtatgtcatgttgggtctcaaaagaagcaaaattttttttttttaaaataattgttatttttaaaatttttataaaattttgctgcttttgagacccaatatgacatacttttgaaaaacttttttttacataatattagggacccattaaaattttaaaggtcTTGAGGAACCTCAAGATAATTTCCTAGAGCATTGATATTTTTCCAGAGTATTTCTGAAATGAATAGACAACTTTTGCACACCCAGGCTAAatgaattgtaaaaaaaaactaaaattcactcCACCCTAATGTTGAATGATAATAGTGAAATTGAAATGgattctttggaatttgcttccggcatcttgtttttctgattcatCTAATTTGCAATCTGTCaagttgtctgttaatcgttatcttattttatcaactttatcttttctcttccagttaCTTCCTACTCTAATAGTAGTTGCTTGtaaccttgttggaagtgaaatttttttaaaaaaatgtgacaaGTTAGTAATAATCATCATTGAAATGAAAAAGATTGAGCTAGataaaattattcgtttttaaaatataagaagcAAGCAGCagtaagattaaatttaaaataaatttaaggaTAATGTGATTAAGCAAGTTAATAAGAATCACAGAAATAAAAGAGATCACTAAATGAGATGAAATTAATCATCTACAAATACAAAATGCTGCCAGGCATGTAGAAAATAATCTGAACTCAAATAGGGACAAAGTGATTAGGCTATTTGAAAATATCATCACAAAAATGAAAGAGATAAATCTAGGCGTAATCAAATGGTTCATCTACAAAATATAGGAAATGCTGCTAGACAAGGAAGATTTTCATTGAATGCATTGTATAGCAAGAAATAATACTAttcctgattttaatttttaggagAAATAAAACAGATCTGTCAGAATTTTGgaatagaaaatttttcttatgaaacacattttttacattGCCATAATAGAAAGGTAGTCTTTCTTCTGCTTCACCCATTCTACAACCTTTACAAGATATATTTACAGGGAGTTATATAGATCATAATtccaataagaatttttttaaattataactaaaaattatattgccTGTCATTCTTTTGCTTCATTTACAGCTAATGTGGTTCATCCTATGGATCATGGATTACTATGAATCATGGACtaccatgttttaaaatatgtggtcAAGTTTTCATCATGCAGGTAATCTTAGGCAAGTTCAAGATATTCCCCCAACATATTGTTAACTGTATATCTAAAAACCTCTCGTAGCAGTgaattttagaatgcaacaaTGTGAGAGGCGATCTTCGTTGGCATAATCAATTGGTGCACAATAAGGGAAAGTTATAACCCATGCTCAGGTTATCGAATTTCAAAAATGTGGTTTGCCACATGttctaattttacttaattttgataaaaagttttatataatataaaaagtatgataAACCGATCTTTTTGTTACATTTGCCTGCAACCTAAAATATTGATGTGAGATGTGTATTTTCAAATGTTATCAGTTTATAGTTTTCAATAAGGGGGCATCCTTAAGTATGGAGTGTGTAGAACAAGATTGCCATCCTTGCAAGCCAAGTGGTGTTACTAAATTGTGGTATTGCAATTAGTGTGGTGCTACTAAATTGTGGTAAGCACCATTTAGTGCCTTGCAGTCTTAATTTctgttaagtattttttattctgGATCACTTTGGAACTAAGACTAAGTGTGAAtcttattacaattatttatttgatactAATTGTACTTGATACAATTAGTATCAAATAAATACTAGAATTTGTTTAAGTCATCTATTTCAATTTCTTGAACCCATCAGATAggtgctattttttatattttaattaaaatacagcTTCACGTACATCTACTTTATCTTATACTGTTCGTTTTCTTTCCCATTACTTTCAGATATTCTTTTATCTTATACTTTTATCATGACTGATAAGTATAAgattattatagtaatattttattgttttgtggctgttatgataaatttaatcaGTTCTGATTAtaattatcttaaaataaaatgattataattataCTGATTATAATTAtcctaaaataaaatgattttatattttttttataaattcaaacacaataaaagtatttttattataattgttgtttgaaaaaatcataataGTATGCATATTGCTGTAAGTCTCTGCTtctaattgttaaaacaaataaaaataaaaaatcatgcacaaaaattgaaataccctttattgtttttgttattaaaaacactgtCTGCCTCTCTTGTTAATTGGGTTTGCGAccggggctgcataaacatttatacatcctaaagtatatttttcttattcaaaattcatgttatattttgtatacatatgcatatataaatattatgatcaacatgatcatcaccATTATGACCATCATGACcgtcatgatgatgatgatgatgatgataatgatcattgttatcatcatcatcatcattatcatcaggCTTTTCTTGCTTTTATCACTACCATTTTCCATTCACCTCAGCCACTATCCCTAGcataactttaaactttaaaattggtAAAGACTTGGAATCAAAGTCAAGTGCACACATAATTGCACCACTAGAACTACTAAGACCTATTGTACATCCTCCATCAAtagcaaaaatgtatttctAAAATGGTAGTTCATTAGTATATAACAGGCAAACAAGCTGTTGCAGTGATCTTGCAatgcttttctttaatttttgaatcACACCCTATTTTTTGCCTGTATACTGTATTACTGTGATGTCACAAACAACTGCTTGTAGCACCAGCATCATCACTCATGTTGCTGTAAATTCACTATTGTCTAATATTTCATTTTCTGATTGCGCtcaaatttcaaacatttgGCTGCTCTCATCTCTTTCTTCTGCAACTTGTTTAGTGGCAACTCTTGTGCTAACGGACGCCATTCCTTAATACTCAATACAATGGAAACCAATTTGTCCAACCAACAATAgatgaaaaaattgataataaacaaCTGATTGAAATAAACTCGTTTGTAGCAAGAATTAATTATCACGTTAAATTAACAAtctacaatataaaacaaaacatgttaaacatgtatattctcataatatattattagcCTTAATTCAGGTTTGATGGGAGTAAATTTACGATATGTTAAGATTACTTTGGATTGAGTTAAGATTAGGTATTATTAATTCATGGTTACTTAGACTTATCTAATATCATTTCATGTACCACCATTTCATGTAATATGAACTAAACTTAATGAACACTTAAAAGAATATgcctttataaaattgaaaatcgaTTTCACATTATTTTTTGATCACCACTTTTAACTAAAAGTTCCAGGTACTTACTGAacccaaaatttaaaaactcttaaagtctcttttatatatatatatatatatatatatatatatatatatatatatatatatatatatatatatatatatatatatatatatatatatatatatatatatatatatatatatatatgtatatatatatatatatatatatgtatatatatatatatatatataaatatatatatatatatatataaatatatatatatatatatatatatatattgatatttgaggctgttttgtattataataataaaacaaaactcatagtcgtaaaagagtgctcaatattaaaaagatacTTCAAATAGAgcgatatacatatatattaacgaagttaatatatatgtatattgttttttcttcgttaatatatatgtatatatatatatatatatatatatatatatatataatatatatatatatatatatatatatatatatatatatatgaacccAAATATAATAAACTGCCATAAAACATGAAATCTagcattaagttttaaaaaaatatatcaagttttttttttaagtgtaaattaaacATGCAGAGAACTATAAAATGTGATGTTTTCTTCaacattttgttgattttgatttagaagttcttcaatatctttttgattttagaaGTTGTACCAGAACACTCCATAGCTATAGTTACAgacagaaaatttataaaacttaattactGCAAttgtagatttaaaaattaaacgctcagcaaattaaaataaaacttcttgttgcagtttaaacttttgtttcatataaatttaaatatatttcaatgaAATAATTACACTTGCAATATTAAATGACaatatttgaaaattgttaaaaaaacaacaagataaAAACATACTATTCAAATAGTTtcttttgacataaaaatgaaaacattggttagaaaaacaattttgttgcaTTACTGTGGTTATTCTGATTCAGCTGGCAAacttatataagttatataacttGTAACAGATAGCTAAACACCCtctcattatttttttctttccagtagaaattttttactttcacttttaaagtatttataaattatataatattccATTCCATATTAGCAAAATATGTTTAGAATATTCTAAAAGTATGGCTAGACTTTCCAACTTACCttattttaccatattttcTGATGTAGATATACTACGAATTAATTGGTGATTCGTGTAAACTGGTTGTCGTGTAAACTGGACAAGTAATTATCTATTAGCTA is drawn from Hydra vulgaris chromosome 07, alternate assembly HydraT2T_AEP and contains these coding sequences:
- the LOC105845233 gene encoding mucin-2 isoform X5, which codes for MKFNKEVYSNTVIWTLHIWLMMYTTGNSYTTNDVNITYLSNLNDSLKTLISTTTLQFPTSTITTISTATFLTTAEKVYCNCLLSFCKYHSDDEYCLQVFQSCLIATAKSTTAVIFTTATTSVIPTTVSTKEALISNATLQFPTSTTTTVSTATFLTTAEKVYCSCLLSFCKYHSGDEYCLQVFQSCLIATAESMTAVISTTATTPVISTTVSTNKGSPTTTTQSPTTTTQSPTTTTQSPTSTTDSPTTTTQSPTTTTHSSTTTTQFSTSTAESLISTTMSPAKIMESPTTTNYSSATSTESPTTTTQITTTITQSPTTTTNSATTASGSPTGTTQSQTTTTQILTTTTQFPTITYETLTTSTTTSQSLTTITQFSTTTTQSPTSTTDSPTTITQSPTTTTKSSNTTTQSPNTTSQSPTKTTLSSTTTTQSPTITTQSPTTTTQFPTTTTQSATTTTHSSTRRTQSPTTTTQSPTSTTDSPTTITQSPTTTTQSSTKTTQSPTTTTQSLTTTTQSPTTTTQSSTTTTQSPTTTTQSSNTTTHSPTKTTQSPTTTTQSSTKTTQSPTTTTQSSTRRTQSPTSTTDSPTTIIQSPTTTTQSSTKTTQSPTTTTQSLTTTTQSPTTTTQSSTTTTQSPTTTTQSSNTTTHSPTKTTQSPTTTTQSSTKTTQSPTTTTQSSTRRTQSPTSTTDSPTTIIQSPTTTTQSSTKTTQSPTTTTQSPTTTTQSSTKTTQSPTTTTQSLTTTTQSPTTTTQSSTTTTQSPTTTTQSSNTTTHSPTKTTQSPTTTTQSSTKTTQSPTTTTQSSTRRTQSPTSTTDSPTTIIQSPTTTTQSSTKTTQSPTTTTQSPTTTTQSSTTTTQSSTTTTQSSNTTSQSPTTTTQSLTTTTHSPTTSTQSPTTTTQSSTTTTQSPTTTTQSPTTTTQSPTTTTQSSTTTTQSPTTTTHSPTKTTHSPTTSTQSPTTTTQSSTTTTQSPTTTTQSPTTTTQSSTKTTQSPTTTTQSSTRRTQSPTSTTDSPTTIIQSPTTTTQSSTKTTQPPTTSTQSLTTTTQSPTTTTQSSTTTTQSPTTTTQSSNTTTHSPTKTTQSPTTTTQSLTKTTQSPTTTTQSSTRRTQSPTSTTDSPTTIIQSPTTTTQSSTKTTQSPTTTTQSSTTTTQSSNTTSQSPTTTTQSLTTTTHSPTTTTQSPTTTTQSSTTTTQSPTTTTQSPTTTTQSPTTTTQSPTTTTQSPTTTTQSPTTTTQSPTTTTQSSTTTTQSPTTTTQSSTTTTQSPTTTTQSSNTTTHSPTKTTQSPTTTTQSPTTTTQSPTTTTDSSTTLMQSPTATTDSLAATTPSPTTTNDSPTTTTQSLTTRNQSITSATLSLTTRTESATTTNQSSTIESSLTQFVTLTLPYTTMSSTLKTSTVSVLYLTTEPMALYAAIQNMRLTLSAATPSSFKVSIPDLCFLMKTIYIILVKLNSNSYLKRNPSTYSWDEISNHTDGLYLVGILNGNSTVRSFTIGEGLNRKRRDTIPFPANPSLETGLAYSLFLKCISVDDITVTTSYSDIMIAGDPATTQSPTMARQSTTTQSSTATTQSLAATMLSPTTISQPSFALQFCNTETVGDENFTGVYKFSNTTVDSVSSLSCVYNKSLIIQRRCILSSLNKPIWEPVDVSVCPAKSQTAQQLLNINKITITALNVETTASNLNQIVQKGNLSTVYDINLISTIIANIIKVNFSSFEVTNHILLTIDTVLSNAVMVTEANKQFNVSSNFLSQMDDLGKQQTGNMTISTKNLALASYSIETNQNPVFIYSTLNQSNLIVKISSNETSILQNNRAYIMLSPQLFIGKSKTHVYSYVFLENNVFFSGHSTSISSIILSATINGQNVNNSNSPISMMFLRNTNIIGNSTCQFYKIIEQVWSTEGCRTIKSSSEEVFCQCNHLTNFALIIDTDQSDYNPLSLQIITWIGCGISIAGLFITILTYLIFPKLRSNLPVQILINLCVSLMMTMIVFLSLVERTQPQLLCRVVASLLQYFILSTFFWMAVEGINYYIMFVKIFRGSYRSRIFMLKSCAFAYGVPLIITVVTAAVKPANLGPLTSNDPKICVVRGLSFYFGILLPICMVVIVNLVFIFLVLRGMGGSSNVESRIDIKRKVRIVFGCSLLIGTTWIFAVLAVGNLRDVFQWLFCIFNSLQGFFIFLFYVAQNKDVKTQWRLLLGKRNAAIDGIRSSGNANRNQFA
- the LOC105845233 gene encoding mucin-2 isoform X6, giving the protein MKFNKEVYSNTVIWTLHIWLMMYTTGNSYTTNDVNITYLSNLNDSLKTLISTTTLQFPTSTITTISTATFLTTAEKVYCNCLLSFCKYHSDDEYCLQVFQSCLIATAKSTTAVIFTTATTSVIPTTVSTKEALISNATLQFPTSTTTTVSTATFLTTAEKVYCSCLLSFCKYHSGDEYCLQVFQSCLIATAESMTAVISTTATTPVISTTVSTNKGSPTTTTQSPTTTTQSPTTTTQSPTSTTDSPTTTTQSPTTTTHSSTTTTQFSTSTAESLISTTMSPAKIMESPTTTNYSSATSTESPTTTTQITTTITQSPTTTTNSATTASGSPTGTTQSQTTTTQILTTTTQFPTITYETLTTSTTTSQSLTTITQFSTTTTQSPTSTTDSPTTITQSPTTTTKSSNTTTQSPNTTSQSPTKTTLSSTTTTQSPTITTQSPTTTTQFPTTTTQSATTTTHSSTRRTQSPTTTTQSPTSTTDSPTTITQSPTTTTQSSTKTTQSPTTTTQSLTTTTQSPTTTTQSSTTTTQSPTTTTQSSNTTTHSPTKTTQSPTTTTQSSTKTTQSPTTTTQSSTRRTQSPTSTTDSPTTIIQSPTTTTQSSTKTTQSPTTTTQSLTTTTQSPTTTTQSSTTTTQSPTTTTQSSNTTTHSPTKTTQSPTTTTQSSTKTTQSPTTTTQSSTRRTQSPTSTTDSPTTIIQSPTTTTQSSTKTTQSPTTTTQSPTTTTQSSTKTTQSPTTTTQSLTTTTQSPTTTTQSSTTTTQSPTTTTQSSNTTTHSPTKTTQSPTTTTQSSTKTTQSPTTTTQSSTRRTQSPTSTTDSPTTIIQSPTTTTQSSTKTTQSPTTTTQSPTTTTQSSTTTTQSSTTTTQSSNTTSQSPTTTTQSLTTTTHSPTTSTQSPTTTTQSSTTTTQSPTTTTQSPTTTTQSPTTTTQSSTTTTQSPTTTTHSPTKTTHSPTTSTQSPTTTTQSSTTTTQSPTTTTQSPTTTTQSSTKTTQSPTTTTQSSTRRTQSPTSTTDSPTTIIQSPTTTTQSSTKTTQPPTTSTQSLTTTTQSPTTTTQSSTTTTQSPTTTTQSSNTTTHSPTKTTQSPTTTTQSLTKTTQSPTTTTQSSTRRTQSPTSTTDSPTTIIQSPTTTTQSSTKTTQSPTTTTQSSTTTTQSSNTTSQSPTTTTQSLTTTTHSPTTTTQSPTTTTQSSTTTTQSPTTTTQSPTTTTQSPTTTTQSPTTTTQSPTTTTQSPTTTTQSPTTTTQSSTTTTQSPTTTTQSSTTTTQSPTTTTQSSNTTTHSPTKTTQSPTTTTQSPTTTTQSPTTTTDSSTTLMQSPTATTDSLAATTPSPTTTNDSPTTTTQSLTTRNQSITSATLSLTTRTESATTTNQSSTIESSLTQFVTLTLPYTTMSSTLKTSTVSVLYLTTEPMALYAAIQNMRLTLSAATPSSFKVSIPDLCFLMKTIYIILVKLNSNSYLKRNPSTYSWDEISNHTDGLYLVGILNGNSTVRSFTIGEGLNRKRRDTNDITVTTSYSDIMIAGDPATTQSPTMARQSTTTQSSTATTQSLAATMLSPTTISQPSFALQFCNTETVGDENFTGVYKFSNTTVDSVSSLSCVYNKSLIIQRRCILSSLNKPIWEPVDVSVCPAKSQTAQQLLNINKITITALNVETTASNLNQIVQKGNLSTVYDINLISTIIANIIKVNFSSFEVTNHILLTIDTVLSNAVMVTEANKQFNVSSNFLSQMDDLGKQQTGNMTISTKNLALASYSIETNQNPVFIYSTLNQSNLIVKISSNETSILQNNRAYIMLSPQLFIGKSKTHVYSYVFLENNVFFSGHSTSISSIILSATINGQNVNNSNSPISMMFLRNTNIIGNSTCQFYKIIEQVWSTEGCRTIKSSSEEVFCQCNHLTNFALIIDTDQSDYNPLSLQIITWIGCGISIAGLFITILTYLIFPKLRSNLPVQILINLCVSLMMTMIVFLSLVERTQPQLLCRVVASLLQYFILSTFFWMAVEGINYYIMFVKIFRGSYRSRIFMLKSCAFAYGVPLIITVVTAAVKPANLGPLTSNDPKICVVRGLSFYFGILLPICMVVIVNLVFIFLVLRGMGGSSNVESRIDIKRKVRIVFGCSLLIGTTWIFAVLAVGNLRDVFQWLFCIFNSLQGFFIFLFYVAQNKDVKTQWRLLLGKRNAAIDGIRSSGNANRNQFA